In Bacillus pumilus, the sequence CCGTCACAATTCCGCCATGGCAGTTGATCTCAATAACGTCTTCTCTCGTAAATGTTTTTGGCGCTCTTAATACCGACACCATGACCTCTTCTATTACTTGCTCAGTACTAGAATCCACGATATGGCCATAATGAATGGTATGTGAATCCACCGATACAAGCTTTTTCTCCTTAGGCCCCTTATACATACGATCAGCAATCTGTACCGCATCAGGCCCACTTAAACGAATAATCGCAATTGCCCCTTCACCCATTGGTGTAGAAATTGCTGCAATTGTATCCACCGCTCATTCACCTCTTTCTCTACTTAATAGACAGTCTTTTATCTATTAAATGGACGTTGTCCATCTCTATATCAAAAACGCTTAATCCAAAATTTAAAGATACCACAAATGAAAGCGAAGCGAAAGTATCCCATATCTAATTATCCACAACTTTGCATCCTGTCTATTTTAACACTTAACTTATCCACATGTGAATAACGACGTTCTCAACTTATCTTCACATCTTACACCTAAATCCAATAAATTTAAACGCCCCGATCCCTTTACTTCATTGTAAAAATGGCGTTTTTCATCCAAATAACACGCTAACTTTTTAGAAATAAAGGATGAATCTTCTATAAAAAGGGAATTTTTCAATAAAAAAAGACTAAAATCCAGCTTTGCTGAATCTTAGCCTTTCTGCTATTTTTTATACAACACCACAACATGACGTTTGCTACCTGTATCTTCCGAAGCCGTAGCAAGTTCTTTAGAAAATGCGGCGATCGTATCATGAACGACTTTTCGTTCATTCGAAGGCATAGGTTCTAAATGAACCTTTCTCTTCGTTTTTAAAACACGGTTGGCCGTCCTGATGGCGTATTGTTCAAGTGCTTCTTGACGTTTCTTCCTATAATCTCCAATATCAATTGTAATATGGTGATACTGATCGGAATAACGATTAAACACTAACTGCACCAATGTTTCTAATGAGTACAAAGTTTGTCCTCTTTTTCCAATCATTAATGCCGTTTTATCTCCATCAATGTGGAAAGAAATCTTTTTCGGTTCCTTCTTGGAAACAATTTTTGCTTTAGGATCAATTGATTTAACAATTTTATCTAAATACTGTGTAGCT encodes:
- the jag gene encoding RNA-binding cell elongation regulator Jag/EloR — translated: MKEITAVGRTIEEAVDSGLKQIQLLQEEVDITIVDEGNKGFLGLFGKRQAVVKLIEKRNAFKLATQYLDKIVKSIDPKAKIVSKKEPKKISFHIDGDKTALMIGKRGQTLYSLETLVQLVFNRYSDQYHHITIDIGDYRKKRQEALEQYAIRTANRVLKTKRKVHLEPMPSNERKVVHDTIAAFSKELATASEDTGSKRHVVVLYKK